In a genomic window of Leishmania infantum JPCM5 genome chromosome 1:
- a CDS encoding mitochondrial RNA editing ligase 1 has product MPLPQNQEDFSAYAEIDLPTETRIDAIRRTGIASQEWVACEKVHGTNFAIYLINESEVRFAKRSGIMDPSENFFGYHLLIDDFTAQVRALCALLKRKYGVTGRMGRVVLHGELFGAKYKHPLVPKSTKWCTLPNKKRIPISGVEIQSEPFPQYSPELHYFAFDVKYSVSGAEEDVVLLPFDDFTEVCSQVPNLLYAKPLVRGTLDECLAFDVENFITPLPALLGLGNYPLEGNLAEGVVIRHVRRGDPAVESSGVSTIIKLRCSSFMELKHPGKQQELKATFLDTVRAGALQRVRKGKKVTVLADSMLPKLEAAANALLLNNVSEGRLSNVLSKIGREPLLTGEVKQEDVVLMLAQDALKDFLKETDPVVLNTSLSFRKTLIRSVYFAAEELLQGEWKRVMDRLKASQTEIDAAIAAQEKAEAQ; this is encoded by the coding sequence ATGCCGCTTCCCCAAAACCAAGAGGACTTCTCGGCCTACGCGGAGATCGATCTGCCGACGGAGACGCGCATAGACGCGATTCGGCGCACGGGCATCGCGAGCCAGGAGTGGGTGGCGTGCGAGAAGGTGCACGGCACAAACTTCGCCATCTACCTCATCAACGAAAGCGAGGTGCGATTcgcgaagcgcagcggcatcatGGACCCGAGCGAGAACTTCTTCGGCTACCACCTCCTCATCGACGACTTCACGGCGCAGGTCCGCGCGttgtgtgcgctgctgaagcgcaAGTACGGCGTGACGGGCCGCATGGGCCGTGTCGTGCTGCACGGGGAGCTGTTCGGTGCCAAGTACAAGCATCCGCTGGTGCCCAAGAGTACCAAGTGGTGCACGCTGCCGAATAAGAAGCGAATTCCGATCTCGGGGGTGGAGATACAGAGCGAGCCGTTCCCGCAGTACAGCCCGGAGCTGCACTACTTCGCATTCGACGTCAAGTACTCCGTCTCGGGTGCCGAGGAGgatgtggtgctgctgcccttcgACGACTTCACGGAGGTGTGCTCGCAGGTGCCGAATCTCCTGTACGCGAAGCCGCTGGTGCGCGGCACGCTGGATGAATGCCTCGCCTTTGACGTGGAGAACTTCATCACACCGCTGCCCGCGCTGCTCGGGCTGGGCAACTACCCGCTCGAAGGCAACCTCGCCGAGGGTGTCGTCATCCGCcacgtgcgccgcggcgatcCGGCGGTGGAGAGCAGCGGGGTCTCGACAATCATCAagctgcgctgctcttccttcATGGAGCTCAAGCACCCCGGcaagcagcaggagctgaaGGCGACGTTCCTCGACACCGTGCGtgccggcgcgctgcagcgcgtgcgcaaaGGCAAGAAGGTGACGGTGTTGGCGGACTCGATGCTGCcgaagctggaggcggccgcgaacgcgctgctgctgaacaaCGTCAGCGAGGGTCGTCTGAGCAACGTGCTGTCGAAGATCGGCCGCGAGCCGTTGCTGACCGGCGAAGTGAAGCAGGAAGATGTCGTGCTGATGCTCGCGCAGGACGCCCTGAAGGACTTCCTGAAGGAGACGGACCCGGTGGTGCTGAACACGTCGCTGTCGTTTCGCAAGACGCTGATCCGCAGCGTGTACTTCGCGGcggaagagctgctgcagggcgaATGGAAGCGCGTCATGGACCGGCTAAAGGCGTCGCAGACGGAGATCGACGCCGCGATTGCCGCGCAGGagaaggcagaggcgcagtGA